A section of the Corynebacterium auris genome encodes:
- a CDS encoding sulfurtransferase yields MGVELDPHPLFQEYAHPEKFVSAAWLSARLGIEGLRVVESDEDAFLYDIGHIPGAVRIDWERDLNDPVRRDFIDGEAFARLMSERGIARDDTVVIYGDRSNWWAAYTAWVFELFGHPDVRLLDGGRDAWMGEERDTSFAVPDLPPTQYPVVERTDAPLRAFASEIMTAPPAQLIDARSPESYAGVPQPDRDGKAPGFLRHGHIPGAVNVPWGNAVHPNARFKTRAEIERIYADFEPSKRTVTYCEMGESSAHSWFVLRHILGFSNAALYDGSWAEWGNMVRVPIEKSHTEPTE; encoded by the coding sequence ATGGGGGTCGAACTCGATCCGCACCCGCTGTTTCAGGAGTACGCGCACCCGGAGAAGTTCGTCTCCGCGGCGTGGCTGTCGGCCCGGCTCGGGATCGAGGGTTTACGCGTCGTCGAAAGCGACGAGGACGCGTTTCTCTACGACATCGGCCACATCCCCGGCGCCGTCCGCATCGATTGGGAGCGCGACCTGAACGACCCGGTGCGGCGCGATTTCATCGACGGCGAGGCCTTCGCCCGGCTCATGTCCGAGCGCGGCATCGCCCGCGACGACACCGTCGTGATCTACGGCGACCGTTCGAACTGGTGGGCCGCCTACACGGCCTGGGTCTTCGAGCTTTTCGGCCACCCCGACGTGCGGCTTCTCGACGGCGGACGCGACGCCTGGATGGGAGAAGAGCGCGACACCTCCTTCGCCGTCCCCGACCTGCCGCCCACGCAGTACCCCGTCGTCGAGCGCACCGACGCCCCTCTGCGCGCCTTCGCCAGCGAGATCATGACCGCTCCCCCGGCGCAGCTCATCGACGCCCGCTCCCCCGAGTCCTACGCCGGCGTGCCGCAGCCGGACCGCGACGGCAAGGCCCCCGGTTTCTTGCGCCACGGCCACATCCCGGGCGCCGTCAACGTGCCCTGGGGCAACGCCGTGCACCCCAACGCCCGCTTCAAAACCCGCGCGGAGATCGAGCGGATCTACGCCGACTTCGAGCCGTCGAAACGCACTGTCACCTACTGTGAAATGGGCGAAAGCTCCGCGCACTCGTGGTTCGTTCTGCGCCACATCCTCGGCTTTTCCAACGCCGCGCTTTACGACGGCTCGTGGGCCGAATGGGGAAACATGGTGCGTGTCCCCATCGAAAAGTCCCACACGGAACCTACGGAGTAG
- a CDS encoding Cj0069 family protein, with product MHKAIVVFEVEGGSDKYFDGHRRDTMPIVNAIKEKGWNAEVVYFRPEWAEDLFSYVSENFDGYISRVNPGNVPGGEKGYFDLLTRLSEAGLVGMSTPDEMMAYGAKDALVKLNDTDLVPSDTAAYYEVEDFHNTFPTSLSYGERVLKQNRGSTGSGIWRVRLADADLAASVEPGTALPLDTEIKCTEAVDNHTETRQLGEFMDFCDQYIVGDNGMLVDMRFLPRIVEGEIRILLVGPHPVFVVHKKPAEGGDAFSATLFSGAKYTYNKPEEWQELIDLFAEARPVIAEKLGGDNIPLIWTADFMLADDDETGADTYVLGEINCSCVGFTSELDMGIQQLVAEEAIKRIEEHAA from the coding sequence ATGCACAAGGCAATCGTTGTCTTCGAGGTCGAAGGCGGCTCCGACAAGTACTTTGACGGCCACCGCCGCGACACCATGCCCATCGTCAACGCCATCAAGGAGAAGGGCTGGAACGCCGAGGTGGTCTACTTCCGTCCCGAGTGGGCAGAGGACCTTTTCTCTTACGTCTCCGAGAACTTCGACGGCTACATCTCCCGCGTCAACCCCGGCAACGTCCCCGGCGGCGAGAAGGGCTACTTCGACCTGCTGACCCGCCTATCCGAGGCCGGCCTGGTGGGCATGTCCACCCCGGACGAGATGATGGCCTACGGCGCCAAGGATGCCCTGGTCAAGCTCAACGACACGGACTTGGTCCCCTCCGACACCGCCGCCTACTACGAGGTCGAGGACTTCCACAACACCTTCCCGACCTCCCTGTCCTACGGCGAGCGCGTGCTCAAGCAGAACCGTGGCTCCACCGGCTCCGGCATCTGGCGCGTGCGCCTGGCTGATGCCGACCTCGCCGCCTCCGTCGAGCCCGGCACCGCGCTGCCGCTGGACACCGAAATCAAGTGCACCGAGGCCGTGGACAACCACACCGAGACCCGCCAGCTCGGCGAGTTCATGGACTTCTGCGACCAGTACATCGTCGGCGACAACGGCATGCTCGTGGACATGCGCTTTCTGCCGCGCATCGTCGAAGGCGAGATCCGCATCCTGCTCGTCGGCCCGCACCCCGTCTTCGTCGTGCACAAGAAGCCGGCCGAGGGTGGCGACGCCTTCTCCGCCACCCTGTTCTCCGGCGCGAAGTACACCTACAACAAGCCCGAGGAGTGGCAGGAGCTCATCGACCTGTTCGCCGAGGCCCGCCCCGTCATCGCCGAGAAGCTCGGCGGCGACAACATCCCCCTCATCTGGACCGCCGACTTCATGCTTGCCGACGACGACGAGACGGGTGCCGACACCTACGTCCTCGGCGAGATCAACTGCTCCTGCGTCGGCTTCACCTCGGAGCTCGACATGGGCATCCAGCAGCTCGTCGCCGAGGAGGCCATCAAGCGCATTGAGGAGCACGCCGCGTAG
- a CDS encoding cation:proton antiporter: MAFLLFIIIASLLVIAFAEPLGERIGVVAPIILLVVGAATAFLPQVPDITINPEIILQLILPPLLFSTAMRMPAHDFRRNLGAIFALAVVLVVATALCVGVVINLLVPQIPLAVAVAVGAVVSPSDAVAVGIVKRAGVSRRIVAILDGEGLVNDASALVVLGTALLAATQQVSAPAVVGQFVWAVAGAVIVGYAVGRLFMFLRRYVHQPTSNTVLSLAIPFAAYLPAEEIGSSGLVATVAAGLVVAAAAPRVLSPATRFSDTQTWDTMGLVLESLVFVMMGLQLPALIDAARTSGFTFLATAVVALAVWATVLVLRTLTMMPLAWTIRRGAGQMQGRAQRLGALGQRLDEFAQDPRVTSSPRASRRVQSGRARVARGEADSAYFAAKPLGLRAGAVMVWAGMRGAVTLAAAQTLPADTPGRSFLILVSFAVAAFSLVVQGGTLSWVVDALKPGTDVPSSPEERRRVRAVLSGAAADVEVPSDLARALTAGGLPRGRAPQATLLELARAARDAGVVHQLTDYAVARVVAQREALLSERDAGRIDASDFDSQLRRLDVEQLAIEAQAREYAERQGA; encoded by the coding sequence GTGGCTTTCCTCCTTTTCATCATCATTGCCTCGCTCCTCGTCATCGCCTTCGCGGAGCCGCTGGGTGAGCGCATTGGAGTGGTCGCGCCGATCATCCTGCTGGTGGTCGGCGCAGCCACCGCGTTTTTGCCGCAGGTGCCGGATATCACCATCAACCCCGAGATCATCCTGCAGCTCATCCTGCCGCCGCTGTTGTTTTCCACGGCGATGCGCATGCCGGCCCACGATTTCCGCCGCAACCTGGGCGCCATCTTCGCCCTCGCGGTGGTGCTCGTCGTGGCCACCGCGCTGTGCGTCGGGGTGGTCATCAACCTCCTCGTGCCCCAGATCCCCCTCGCCGTAGCTGTCGCGGTGGGGGCGGTGGTCAGCCCCTCGGACGCGGTGGCGGTGGGGATTGTCAAACGCGCGGGCGTGAGCAGGCGCATCGTCGCCATCCTCGACGGGGAGGGGCTAGTAAACGACGCCTCGGCACTCGTCGTGCTGGGCACCGCGCTACTGGCGGCGACGCAGCAGGTCTCTGCCCCGGCTGTGGTCGGGCAATTCGTCTGGGCCGTCGCCGGCGCCGTCATCGTGGGCTACGCGGTGGGCAGGCTATTCATGTTCCTGCGCCGCTACGTGCACCAGCCGACCTCCAACACCGTGCTGTCCCTCGCCATCCCGTTCGCCGCGTATCTGCCTGCCGAGGAGATTGGCTCCTCAGGGCTCGTGGCCACGGTGGCGGCCGGGCTCGTCGTCGCCGCGGCAGCCCCGCGCGTGCTCTCGCCAGCCACCCGCTTTTCGGACACCCAAACCTGGGACACCATGGGTCTGGTGTTGGAGTCCCTCGTCTTCGTCATGATGGGCCTCCAGCTGCCCGCGCTTATCGACGCCGCACGAACATCCGGGTTCACCTTCCTTGCCACCGCCGTGGTGGCGCTTGCGGTATGGGCGACCGTTCTGGTGCTGCGCACCCTGACGATGATGCCGCTGGCCTGGACCATCCGCCGCGGCGCCGGGCAGATGCAGGGCCGAGCGCAGCGCCTCGGCGCCCTCGGCCAGCGCCTCGACGAGTTCGCGCAGGACCCGCGCGTCACCTCCAGCCCCCGGGCCTCCCGCCGCGTGCAATCCGGCCGCGCGCGGGTGGCCAGGGGAGAGGCGGACTCCGCCTACTTTGCCGCCAAGCCGCTCGGCCTGCGCGCGGGGGCGGTGATGGTCTGGGCCGGCATGCGCGGAGCGGTGACGCTCGCCGCCGCGCAGACGCTGCCCGCGGATACGCCGGGGCGCAGCTTCCTCATCCTCGTCTCGTTCGCGGTCGCGGCGTTCTCCCTCGTCGTGCAGGGCGGCACGCTCAGCTGGGTCGTCGACGCGCTCAAGCCGGGGACGGACGTGCCCAGCTCGCCGGAGGAGCGCCGCCGAGTCCGCGCGGTGCTGTCTGGCGCGGCCGCTGACGTCGAGGTCCCGTCTGACCTCGCGCGCGCCCTCACCGCCGGTGGGCTGCCCCGGGGGCGTGCACCGCAGGCCACCCTCCTAGAGCTCGCGCGCGCGGCCCGCGACGCGGGGGTGGTACACCAGCTGACTGACTACGCCGTTGCCCGCGTCGTCGCGCAGCGCGAGGCGCTCCTAAGCGAGCGCGACGCCGGGCGCATCGACGCCTCGGACTTCGACAGCCAGCTGCGCCGCCTTGACGTCGAGCAGCTCGCTATTGAGGCGCAAGCCCGCGAGTACGCGGAGCGTCAAGGGGCCTGA
- a CDS encoding DUF3151 domain-containing protein, whose translation MKMKDMMAPPPVYLPEDPAHGKDLLARETALAHPDSPSVWAARAARELQEGDTLIAYAYARTGYHRSLDRLRANGWKGWGPVPASHEPNQGVLKAIAMLALASKAIGDDPEYDRCRQMLSDADPQSVEALLS comes from the coding sequence ATGAAGATGAAAGACATGATGGCCCCGCCCCCCGTCTACCTGCCGGAGGATCCGGCGCACGGTAAGGACCTGCTGGCTCGGGAAACGGCGCTTGCGCACCCGGACTCGCCCTCGGTCTGGGCCGCCCGCGCCGCCCGCGAGCTGCAGGAGGGTGACACGCTGATCGCTTACGCCTACGCGCGCACCGGCTACCACCGCTCGCTCGATCGCCTGCGGGCCAACGGGTGGAAGGGCTGGGGTCCTGTGCCCGCCAGCCACGAGCCGAACCAGGGCGTTCTCAAGGCGATCGCCATGCTGGCGCTGGCCTCGAAGGCGATCGGCGACGATCCCGAGTACGACCGCTGCCGCCAGATGCTTTCCGACGCCGACCCGCAAAGCGTCGAAGCCCTGCTGAGCTAA
- a CDS encoding Maf family protein has product MRLVLASQSPSRRMLLENGGVTPVLHPAHIDEDALIASLPAAAPAEVVGALARAKAEAVAGTYPEDVTVGCDSMLLLDGHLQGKPHTIDATIARWKAQRGRTAHLLTGHAVHHRGAWFTGTTSTAISFGDASDADIEAYARSGEPLECAGAFTLEALGSWFIDSIDGDPTSVIGLSMPFLRKALYSFGLSASQFWD; this is encoded by the coding sequence ATGCGCCTCGTCCTGGCCTCCCAGTCCCCCTCGCGGCGCATGCTGCTGGAAAACGGCGGCGTCACCCCCGTGCTCCACCCAGCGCACATCGACGAGGACGCCCTCATCGCCTCCCTCCCCGCCGCCGCCCCCGCCGAGGTCGTCGGCGCCCTAGCGCGCGCCAAAGCCGAGGCAGTTGCCGGCACGTACCCCGAGGACGTCACCGTGGGCTGCGATTCCATGCTGCTTCTCGACGGCCACCTCCAGGGCAAACCCCACACCATCGACGCCACCATCGCGCGCTGGAAAGCCCAGCGTGGGCGCACCGCCCACCTGCTTACCGGCCACGCCGTACACCACCGCGGCGCCTGGTTTACCGGCACCACCTCCACCGCGATCAGCTTCGGCGACGCCTCCGACGCCGACATCGAGGCCTACGCCCGCTCCGGCGAGCCCCTCGAGTGCGCGGGGGCATTTACTCTCGAGGCCCTGGGCAGCTGGTTCATCGACTCCATCGACGGCGACCCCACCAGCGTCATCGGCCTATCCATGCCCTTCCTCCGCAAAGCGCTCTACTCCTTCGGGCTTTCCGCATCGCAGTTCTGGGATTAG
- a CDS encoding acyl-CoA carboxylase subunit epsilon, whose amino-acid sequence MTAPTFSVVKGNPTDEELAALTTVLAELQTAATASAGPGERNLWGRPSSLRHPDVFNPGAFANINYF is encoded by the coding sequence ATGACTGCACCGACCTTCAGCGTTGTCAAGGGCAACCCGACCGACGAGGAGCTCGCCGCTCTAACCACCGTCCTCGCGGAGCTGCAGACCGCCGCCACCGCGTCCGCCGGCCCCGGCGAGCGCAACCTGTGGGGTCGGCCCTCCTCACTGCGCCACCCCGACGTGTTCAACCCCGGCGCCTTCGCCAACATCAACTACTTCTAA
- a CDS encoding acyl-CoA carboxylase subunit beta — translation MSSSTPDMSTTAGRLQDLRNRLEEAQAPVGQEAVDATRAAGRATARERVEKLLDADSFVETDALARHRVEAYKMDRTKPPTDGVITGYGLVDGRRVCVFSQDPTIFDGAVGEVYAEKVLKLYDLATKTGVPLVGIYDSAGPRIVEGVIAAAMQAKILRAATEASGLIPQIAVVAGPTAGLSAAQIPLADLVVMADGAAAHLADPDIVTTVSGAEASAQSLGGAAVHEATTGLAQLIAPSDTAAVELARELVGYLPENNRAASPLSAPAEPAPVDLNDFIPDDDAAAYDVHDIITALTDGDFFELGGNYADNVVTGFAHVNGRAVGVVANQPSSLAGCLTNAAARKAARFVRTCDAFNLPLVFLVDSPGFVPTADEEHAGVLSGAAALAYAFAEAQVGTVTVVTRKALGASYAVMGSKFLGADLVFAWPTAQIALSDAPTAATALNTDAEAYAEENLNPYVATERGLVDSVIEPAHTRSQITEALRLLERKVVYPAMKKHGNIPL, via the coding sequence ATGAGTTCCTCCACACCCGACATGTCCACGACTGCTGGCCGCCTTCAGGACCTGCGCAACCGCCTGGAGGAGGCGCAGGCGCCGGTCGGCCAGGAGGCCGTCGACGCGACGCGTGCCGCGGGCAGGGCCACGGCCCGGGAGCGCGTGGAGAAGCTCCTGGACGCCGACTCCTTCGTCGAAACCGACGCGCTGGCCCGCCACCGCGTCGAGGCCTACAAGATGGACCGCACCAAGCCGCCGACAGACGGCGTTATCACGGGCTATGGGCTTGTCGACGGCCGCAGGGTGTGCGTCTTTTCCCAGGACCCCACGATCTTCGACGGCGCCGTCGGCGAGGTCTACGCGGAAAAGGTGCTCAAGCTCTACGACCTCGCCACCAAGACCGGCGTGCCGCTCGTGGGCATCTACGACTCCGCCGGCCCGCGCATCGTTGAGGGCGTGATCGCCGCCGCCATGCAGGCGAAGATCCTGCGCGCCGCCACCGAGGCCTCCGGCCTGATCCCCCAGATCGCCGTCGTCGCCGGGCCGACGGCGGGCCTGTCCGCAGCCCAGATCCCGCTCGCGGACCTTGTTGTCATGGCCGACGGCGCGGCCGCGCACCTGGCCGACCCGGACATCGTGACCACCGTCAGCGGCGCCGAGGCCAGCGCGCAGTCCCTCGGTGGCGCGGCTGTCCACGAGGCCACGACGGGCCTGGCCCAGCTCATCGCCCCCAGCGACACCGCTGCCGTAGAACTGGCGCGCGAGCTAGTCGGCTACCTGCCGGAGAACAACCGCGCCGCCTCCCCGCTGTCCGCCCCCGCGGAGCCGGCGCCGGTGGACCTCAACGACTTCATCCCCGACGACGACGCCGCGGCCTACGACGTCCACGACATCATCACCGCCCTCACCGACGGCGACTTCTTCGAGCTCGGCGGCAACTACGCCGACAACGTGGTCACGGGCTTCGCGCACGTCAACGGGCGCGCCGTGGGCGTGGTGGCCAACCAGCCCTCCTCCCTGGCGGGCTGCCTGACCAACGCCGCCGCGCGCAAGGCGGCGCGTTTCGTCCGCACCTGCGACGCCTTCAACCTGCCGCTCGTCTTCCTCGTCGACTCCCCCGGCTTCGTCCCCACCGCCGACGAGGAGCACGCCGGCGTCCTATCCGGGGCGGCCGCGCTGGCCTACGCCTTCGCGGAAGCCCAGGTGGGCACGGTCACCGTCGTCACGCGCAAGGCGCTCGGCGCTTCCTACGCCGTCATGGGCTCGAAGTTCCTTGGCGCGGACCTCGTCTTCGCCTGGCCCACCGCCCAAATCGCGCTTTCCGACGCCCCCACCGCCGCCACCGCCCTCAACACCGACGCGGAGGCCTACGCGGAGGAAAACCTCAACCCCTACGTTGCCACCGAGCGTGGCCTCGTCGACTCCGTGATCGAACCCGCCCACACCCGCTCCCAGATCACCGAGGCCCTGCGCCTGCTGGAGCGCAAGGTGGTCTACCCTGCCATGAAGAAGCACGGCAACATTCCCCTGTAA
- a CDS encoding GIY-YIG nuclease family protein, which produces MEAPHDANKATGETSPTMTFTSWPVRSGDSLAPLIASDRRRGIYVLEFEDGSRYVGKATNVLSRFNSHVHGSRHHGPWGDIVAVLFREVAEGDLDVEERLTIRYFRDRGLPLRNRTGVPESVTESPLEQIIAVEKANHWSLGETTDCHQDFTAHAMIRTPRTRLAEAARKDVYEAVVADLAYAIEFLIPSAQTTERSFWTLSDYPSTAGGRYATLNTGTLEFLVFPRNLRAMDIEGWPGHLPDKHPVGYLNVFISEDVDWSDHDVLSPTIFGFDFTEYDSVSCDTLYYPVGSLEQLLKAHPELVQAARTFSLTMMRFRRSGLFARWHSTPLTQEVYSLIGHKQWTSESPA; this is translated from the coding sequence ATGGAAGCACCACACGACGCGAACAAAGCTACCGGCGAGACGTCACCGACCATGACCTTTACGTCCTGGCCCGTCCGCTCGGGCGACAGCCTGGCCCCACTCATTGCAAGCGACCGCCGCCGCGGCATTTACGTCCTCGAGTTCGAGGACGGGTCCCGCTACGTAGGAAAAGCAACCAACGTCCTCTCCCGCTTCAATAGTCACGTTCACGGCTCTCGCCATCACGGCCCATGGGGTGACATTGTTGCCGTGCTCTTCCGCGAAGTCGCGGAAGGCGACCTCGACGTGGAGGAGAGACTGACCATCCGGTACTTCCGCGATCGCGGTCTGCCGCTTCGCAACCGAACTGGCGTTCCCGAGAGCGTCACAGAATCCCCGCTAGAGCAAATCATTGCGGTGGAGAAAGCAAATCACTGGTCTTTGGGAGAGACAACCGACTGCCATCAGGATTTCACTGCGCACGCGATGATCCGCACGCCGAGGACCAGGCTGGCAGAGGCGGCGCGCAAGGACGTATACGAAGCAGTCGTCGCCGACCTGGCCTATGCCATCGAGTTCCTCATACCAAGCGCGCAAACCACCGAGCGCTCTTTTTGGACACTTTCGGATTACCCCTCCACGGCGGGAGGCCGGTATGCGACGTTGAATACCGGAACGTTAGAGTTTCTTGTCTTTCCTCGTAACCTGCGCGCCATGGATATAGAGGGCTGGCCCGGGCATCTACCGGATAAGCACCCGGTCGGCTATCTCAATGTTTTCATCAGCGAGGACGTCGACTGGTCGGATCACGACGTTCTCTCTCCCACTATTTTCGGTTTCGATTTCACGGAGTACGACTCAGTGAGCTGCGACACCCTCTATTACCCCGTCGGCTCACTCGAGCAGCTGCTCAAAGCTCACCCGGAACTCGTGCAGGCTGCTCGCACCTTTTCCCTCACAATGATGCGGTTTCGCCGCTCCGGACTTTTCGCCAGATGGCACAGCACGCCGCTCACCCAAGAGGTTTATTCTCTCATCGGCCACAAGCAATGGACGTCGGAAAGCCCCGCCTAG
- a CDS encoding NAD-dependent epimerase/dehydratase family protein, whose protein sequence is MKIAVTGASGNVGTAVLRALQADETVSQIVGISRRTPPEVEPYAGVEWHSVDVGAAAGPDETITALTRAFEGVDAVIHLAWIIYPNHDRELLRRVNVEGTQRTLEACAAAGVPHIVVASSVGAYSADPARGEVTGPTDASPLRQEDFPARGIAGSHYSEDKGAVEELLDAFTAAHPEITLARLRPGLIFQPAAASEIKRFFLGSAAPVGLLDTVRPPLVPLPKGVRAQAVHADDIAEAYRLAATKRATGAFNICADDVLYPKDLAELVGQGRFVEVPPKLVRSALAAAHASGAVPADAGWVDMAMGVPLLDNSRAKRELGWAPTRTAKDTVRELISAMIEGAGHDSPSLWAENRPAAAPVVESAQVAGGVDADLLGAYLSDHIATAREAADILDAMTLDHQDSPVFAEIAAAAQQARTDRDVLEQLASALGVTPKTARAGQVKSAHRAPKRSRLALLLGTERLRAAAVATIGAWETLRTHAPDLGLEEAFLDTRIDATRALLDTLNEIHAHATLRAFRGASA, encoded by the coding sequence ATGAAGATCGCAGTGACGGGCGCGTCCGGCAACGTCGGCACCGCAGTGCTGAGGGCGTTGCAGGCCGACGAAACGGTCTCGCAGATCGTGGGCATTTCGCGGCGCACGCCGCCCGAGGTGGAGCCGTACGCCGGCGTGGAGTGGCACAGCGTCGACGTCGGCGCCGCAGCCGGGCCAGACGAGACGATTACCGCCCTGACCAGGGCATTCGAGGGCGTCGACGCGGTGATCCACCTGGCCTGGATCATCTACCCCAATCACGACCGGGAGCTGCTGCGCCGCGTCAACGTCGAGGGCACCCAGCGCACGCTCGAGGCGTGTGCGGCGGCCGGAGTGCCGCACATCGTGGTGGCCTCCTCCGTCGGTGCGTACAGCGCGGATCCGGCGCGCGGGGAGGTCACCGGGCCTACGGACGCCTCGCCGCTGCGGCAGGAGGACTTCCCCGCGCGCGGCATCGCCGGGTCCCACTACAGCGAGGACAAGGGGGCAGTCGAGGAGCTTCTCGACGCCTTCACGGCCGCCCACCCCGAGATCACCCTGGCCCGGTTGCGCCCGGGGCTGATCTTCCAGCCGGCCGCCGCCTCCGAGATCAAGCGCTTCTTCCTGGGCTCCGCCGCCCCGGTGGGGCTGCTGGACACGGTGCGCCCGCCGCTGGTGCCGCTGCCGAAGGGGGTGCGCGCCCAGGCCGTCCACGCCGACGACATCGCCGAGGCCTACCGGCTCGCCGCGACGAAGCGGGCCACGGGCGCATTCAACATCTGCGCCGACGACGTGCTCTACCCGAAGGACCTGGCGGAGCTGGTGGGGCAGGGCCGCTTCGTCGAGGTGCCGCCGAAGCTGGTGCGCTCCGCGCTTGCCGCGGCGCACGCCTCCGGAGCGGTGCCCGCGGACGCGGGCTGGGTGGACATGGCGATGGGCGTACCGCTTCTGGATAATTCCCGCGCCAAACGCGAGCTCGGCTGGGCGCCCACCCGAACGGCGAAAGACACGGTGCGCGAGCTGATCAGCGCCATGATCGAGGGCGCGGGCCACGATTCGCCGAGCCTGTGGGCGGAAAACCGCCCTGCCGCCGCCCCGGTGGTCGAGAGCGCGCAGGTGGCGGGTGGCGTCGACGCCGACCTGCTGGGGGCCTACCTCTCCGACCACATTGCCACGGCCCGCGAGGCGGCGGACATCCTCGACGCGATGACCCTGGACCACCAGGACAGCCCTGTCTTCGCCGAGATCGCCGCCGCGGCGCAGCAGGCGCGCACCGATCGCGACGTTCTGGAGCAGCTGGCCAGCGCCCTCGGCGTTACGCCGAAGACCGCTAGGGCGGGCCAGGTCAAGTCCGCGCACCGGGCGCCGAAGCGCTCGCGCCTGGCGCTGCTGCTCGGCACCGAGAGGCTGCGCGCCGCGGCCGTCGCCACGATCGGTGCGTGGGAGACGCTGCGCACCCACGCGCCTGACCTCGGCCTCGAGGAGGCATTCTTGGACACGCGTATCGACGCCACCCGTGCTCTCCTGGACACCCTCAACGAAATCCACGCGCACGCCACGCTGCGCGCGTTCCGCGGGGCGTCCGCCTAG
- a CDS encoding type II toxin-antitoxin system Y4mF family antitoxin: MVDLAAAVRTRRRELNLTQEELADLAQVAERTVRAIEAGKQTVQLDKAVQVLSAIGLELAVQVHVPEALR, from the coding sequence GTGGTGGATCTTGCTGCCGCGGTGCGCACACGCCGCCGCGAACTGAACTTGACCCAGGAAGAACTCGCAGACCTGGCGCAGGTGGCGGAACGGACGGTCCGGGCCATTGAGGCCGGCAAGCAAACGGTGCAGCTGGATAAGGCCGTGCAGGTCTTAAGTGCCATCGGGCTCGAGCTCGCGGTGCAAGTTCACGTTCCCGAGGCGCTGCGATGA
- a CDS encoding type II toxin-antitoxin system HipA family toxin, whose product MTATTTAYVWVGEALAATITRDALGTTFQYLPEYLGAEGPAVATTLPKTARAFTLPPGQVPPFFAGLLPEGRRLSALRRSLKTSADDDLGLLLAVGANTVGNVSVLPEGKRPQAVPGSVALDKKDVDFSRILADAGVGDPNALPGVQDKASARTIAIPVGGEALVKLSPPEYPGLVENELTCLRAFRAMPMAKNNVVDASIVRDVNGVPGLVVRRFDGSFPHKYPVEDAAQLLGIYPADKYNVSYEEVCERVLEVVSAPALAARGLMLQLAFAWLSGNGDVHAKNISVINTGKGYELTPVYDIPSTAPYGDHSLALEVGGQTAGLSRKRFVALCHNVGVSEKLAHKIAEQALAATDDLGRALMSAASFDPRRARDLTRTLRSRRQHW is encoded by the coding sequence ATGACAGCGACAACCACCGCCTATGTGTGGGTGGGTGAAGCTTTGGCGGCAACCATAACGCGAGACGCCCTGGGAACGACCTTCCAGTACCTCCCGGAGTATCTGGGCGCTGAAGGTCCCGCGGTCGCGACAACGCTTCCGAAAACGGCTCGTGCTTTCACGCTGCCGCCGGGTCAGGTCCCGCCGTTCTTTGCCGGGTTGTTGCCAGAGGGGCGCAGGTTGAGCGCATTGAGGAGGTCCCTGAAGACCTCCGCAGACGACGATCTCGGTCTGCTGCTGGCCGTGGGGGCGAATACTGTGGGCAACGTCTCCGTTTTGCCTGAAGGGAAGCGGCCGCAGGCTGTCCCCGGCAGCGTCGCGCTAGACAAGAAAGATGTCGATTTTTCCCGGATCCTCGCAGATGCCGGTGTTGGGGACCCGAACGCACTGCCGGGGGTGCAAGACAAGGCGTCGGCGCGCACTATCGCGATTCCCGTCGGCGGTGAGGCCTTGGTCAAACTGTCCCCGCCCGAGTACCCGGGTTTGGTGGAAAACGAACTCACGTGCCTGCGCGCTTTTCGCGCCATGCCGATGGCGAAAAACAACGTGGTCGATGCGTCTATCGTGCGTGACGTCAACGGCGTACCCGGCTTAGTGGTGCGCCGCTTCGACGGCAGCTTTCCTCACAAGTACCCGGTAGAAGATGCAGCGCAGTTGCTCGGCATCTACCCGGCGGATAAGTACAACGTCAGTTACGAGGAAGTGTGCGAGCGGGTCCTCGAGGTGGTGTCGGCGCCCGCGCTTGCCGCCCGCGGCCTCATGCTTCAGCTGGCCTTTGCGTGGCTGAGCGGAAACGGAGACGTGCATGCCAAGAACATCTCGGTGATCAACACAGGCAAGGGGTACGAGCTGACGCCGGTCTACGACATCCCTAGCACGGCGCCCTACGGCGATCACTCGCTCGCCCTTGAGGTCGGTGGCCAAACGGCAGGGTTGAGCCGGAAGCGCTTTGTAGCCCTGTGCCACAACGTTGGGGTGTCAGAGAAACTGGCGCACAAGATTGCTGAGCAGGCCCTCGCGGCCACCGATGACCTAGGCCGCGCGCTTATGAGCGCCGCCTCCTTCGATCCCCGCCGCGCCCGCGACCTCACCCGCACCCTGCGCAGCAGGCGGCAGCACTGGTGA